Proteins encoded by one window of Microplitis mediator isolate UGA2020A chromosome 1, iyMicMedi2.1, whole genome shotgun sequence:
- the LOC130675379 gene encoding venom allergen 5.02-like isoform X3: protein MSHFIIFVIFSGALSLSSACLGKNILRAGVISCQDKQTILDEHNRLRQLIALGQVHGQPPAANMMEMIWDDELAATAQKWAETCSESHDNNRHVPRTWTTRPPGPYDAEPNWRRQISGWFNEVQYYHTGYGRDTAHYTQIVWADTFLVGCGYTFFYDPARGYTKNYVCNYGPSGNVLGFAPYQSGQPSCTAYGLSFSNRYAGLCSRGNFYYLGALCGYVF from the exons atgagccattttattattttcgttattttttccggagcTCTGTCTCTCTCATCAGCATGTTTGGGCAAAAATATCCTGA GGGCCGGAGTAATATCTTGTCAAGATAAACAGACTATATTGGATGAACACAATCGATTACGTCAGCTAATAGCATTAGGACAAGTCCATGGGCAGCCTCCAGCAGCAAATATGATGGAGATG aTTTGGGATGATGAGTTAGCGGCGACAGCACAGAAATGGGCGGAAACATGCTCGGAATCTCATGATAACAATCGACATGTTC CCCGTACATGGACAACAAGACCACCAGGACCTTACGATGCAGAACCAAATTGGCGAAGACAAATTTCCGGTTGGTTCAATGAAGTACAGTACTATCACACAGGCTATGGCCGTGATACCGCGCACTATACGCag attGTCTGGGCCGACACTTTTTTAGTCGGCTGTGGCTACACATTTTTCTACGACCCCGCGAGAGGATACACCAAAAATTACGTTTGTAATTACGGACCCAG cggAAACGTTCTTGGATTCGCGCCATATCAATCTGGGCAGCCTTCATGCACAGCCTATGGGTTGTCTTTTTCTAACAGATACGCGGGACTCTGTT CTcgaggaaatttttattatcttggTGCTCTATGTggttatgttttttaa
- the LOC130675379 gene encoding venom allergen 5.01-like isoform X2, translating into MSHFIIFVIFSGALSLSSACLGKNILRAGVISCQDKQTILDEHNRLRQLIALGQVHGQPPAANMMEMIWDDELAATAQKWAETCSESHDNNRHVLGQNIARTWTTRPPGPYDAEPNWRRQISGWFNEVQYYHTGYGRDTAHYTQIVWADTFLVGCGYTFFYDPARGYTKNYVCNYGPSGNVLGFAPYQSGQPSCTAYGLSFSNRYAGLCSRGNFYYLGALCGYVF; encoded by the exons atgagccattttattattttcgttattttttccggagcTCTGTCTCTCTCATCAGCATGTTTGGGCAAAAATATCCTGA GGGCCGGAGTAATATCTTGTCAAGATAAACAGACTATATTGGATGAACACAATCGATTACGTCAGCTAATAGCATTAGGACAAGTCCATGGGCAGCCTCCAGCAGCAAATATGATGGAGATG aTTTGGGATGATGAGTTAGCGGCGACAGCACAGAAATGGGCGGAAACATGCTCGGAATCTCATGATAACAATCGACATGTTC TAGGACAAAATATAGCCCGTACATGGACAACAAGACCACCAGGACCTTACGATGCAGAACCAAATTGGCGAAGACAAATTTCCGGTTGGTTCAATGAAGTACAGTACTATCACACAGGCTATGGCCGTGATACCGCGCACTATACGCag attGTCTGGGCCGACACTTTTTTAGTCGGCTGTGGCTACACATTTTTCTACGACCCCGCGAGAGGATACACCAAAAATTACGTTTGTAATTACGGACCCAG cggAAACGTTCTTGGATTCGCGCCATATCAATCTGGGCAGCCTTCATGCACAGCCTATGGGTTGTCTTTTTCTAACAGATACGCGGGACTCTGTT CTcgaggaaatttttattatcttggTGCTCTATGTggttatgttttttaa
- the LOC130675379 gene encoding venom allergen 5.01-like isoform X1, with protein sequence MSHFIIFVIFSGALSLSSACLGKNILRAGVISCQDKQTILDEHNRLRQLIALGQVHGQPPAANMMEMIWDDELAATAQKWAETCSESHDNNRHVRRFAVGQNIARTWTTRPPGPYDAEPNWRRQISGWFNEVQYYHTGYGRDTAHYTQIVWADTFLVGCGYTFFYDPARGYTKNYVCNYGPSGNVLGFAPYQSGQPSCTAYGLSFSNRYAGLCSRGNFYYLGALCGYVF encoded by the exons atgagccattttattattttcgttattttttccggagcTCTGTCTCTCTCATCAGCATGTTTGGGCAAAAATATCCTGA GGGCCGGAGTAATATCTTGTCAAGATAAACAGACTATATTGGATGAACACAATCGATTACGTCAGCTAATAGCATTAGGACAAGTCCATGGGCAGCCTCCAGCAGCAAATATGATGGAGATG aTTTGGGATGATGAGTTAGCGGCGACAGCACAGAAATGGGCGGAAACATGCTCGGAATCTCATGATAACAATCGACATGTTC ggagATTCGCAGTAGGACAAAATATAGCCCGTACATGGACAACAAGACCACCAGGACCTTACGATGCAGAACCAAATTGGCGAAGACAAATTTCCGGTTGGTTCAATGAAGTACAGTACTATCACACAGGCTATGGCCGTGATACCGCGCACTATACGCag attGTCTGGGCCGACACTTTTTTAGTCGGCTGTGGCTACACATTTTTCTACGACCCCGCGAGAGGATACACCAAAAATTACGTTTGTAATTACGGACCCAG cggAAACGTTCTTGGATTCGCGCCATATCAATCTGGGCAGCCTTCATGCACAGCCTATGGGTTGTCTTTTTCTAACAGATACGCGGGACTCTGTT CTcgaggaaatttttattatcttggTGCTCTATGTggttatgttttttaa